Below is a genomic region from Salvelinus fontinalis isolate EN_2023a chromosome 38, ASM2944872v1, whole genome shotgun sequence.
CATCGCCAGGCAAAAAGCTGCCCACCGTACTGTCAATGAAGCTCTGGTAAAGAAAATAgctgagacagtcactctgaagGTACAGCATGGGACATACAGTAGTATTTAACATTTAAAAGTCAAAATAGTAAAACTCTCATTCTCTCGCACAGCAAAATCTTACAACTATGTCTGCAGCCACCAGGCAGGCCATTTTCCGCAAACAGAGGCAGCTGAACTGCATTCGTCACAGCCACGACAGAGCACTGGTCAGTATGTGAGTGGAACTGTCTGTAAGCTTTGTCATGGATAAGCATGTGCATTGGagatagtgtctgtatctgtgctGATTTGGTAAAGAAAGAGCCACTAACGTTGGTTGGTTGTAATAATGTTGATAGTGGGTGACTTCACTACTCCACCCCTATCTTcctatgttgtcatgtgttttccAGGGCCCTGAGTACAGTGGGGATATATTTTCCAGAGAGAAACTGAACAGGCCTATAGTAAAGGTTTACCACAGACACCCTGGGACCCAGTTACCTGAGGCTGCTCATCTCATACAGGTAACTAACGACCTTCCTCTAAAAATTAACATGAGTGACACTCTCTTATTATGTACTTGGCCATTTACTGTAGTAGACTCACATTTCTGTGCAAGTCTTCCATTGACATCAATCCATGATTTATGCAATTGTCGAGTTAAGTGCTTGCTCTCATGTTCTGAGTCTTGTGTTTTTCTCTCAGGGTAGTTCTGTGTTGAGACGCTGCCTGCTGTCCTCTGAAGAGGAGCTCTCCAGGCTGCAGGGCACATGTCTGCAGCTGGTGGCCAACCTGCACGGCAAGAGGGCCGCAGAGCAGGTGGACTCTGCTGTGGTCAGGCTGCGGCGGCAGCTGGTCGACAGACGAGCAATGCCCACTTTCCTCCAACAGGGGTTGTACTAAACTCATTATGTAGTGCATGACTCAATTCCTCTTTCCTCAATGTTTCCTCTCTCTTTGGCTCCTTCTCAAAATGCATTGGAGGAGAAGATCAGAGGGAAGAAAGATCTAAGGTTCATCTTCCCTCTGATCTTCTCCTCCAATGCGTTTTGAGAAGTAGATGAGgagaggaatcaaggaaagaGAAGAGCCTGAATCTATAGTTGTATACAAACGGCATGTGCGTTTTCGCCTGGATATGAAGTGAAAGATGGACCAATGTGCTGAAAAGGGACCATTTAAACAAGATATTAGGAAGGTGTGTTTTTTAACCAAGTCATGTGTGGCATCTCAACCCTCGATTAACCACATTTCTGCATTACACCATTAATGTGTACTTGAAATAAACAAACAGTATTTCTCTGCAAACTCAGCCCCATTGCTTATTGTTTGGGAGTCCCTCAGAGCAGAAATGTGcatgggttttattggcatgtaCTTGATCTCCTTGTCATACTGGCATTTCTTACAGCTTGGCATCTATATTGCGAATTGAATATGTTCAGCATCGACTGCATTAGAATCACAATCAGTTTACTGTACTGTTTATGTTCAACGTCACCTGTGAATATATGTATACTGTTAAAGTCCAGTCTTCATCGCCCCCTCCTCTTCAGTCCGAGTCATAAGACGGCAAGTCACTTGACAGTCCTGCCTCTAAACTTCATGTTTTTCATTAAGAAATATGGGATGATTCAATAAGCCTCTTCTTTAGTGAGTGGTTACGGAATACTTGTATGAAGGTCCTCTATACACGTCAAAGCAGTACTGTAGATTTCAGCAATATATTTCTGTATCTTCCTTGCAATACACACTATTTAACTGAATACTCAGATAGTTTGTATCTACTTTAGTATTTATGCAGATTCCAGTGTACACTTGACAATCAGCCATGGCGGAGGAGTGACTTCAGTCTTATCACTGGGCGGATAATGTCCTAATTGAATCAGATGTGTTGGGGTGGGGAGATAATTAAGGTAGCCTCTCGTTTTCCTAGATACTATCTTCAGATCTGAGCAGACGATGCATGAAGAGAGAGAAGACTAAAAGTACTGGCATAATACCATAGGTTTGTACAGACGCATCCCCAGAAAGGACTACATCAACACATTTTCTGGATAAGAGAAGGTTGCAATAAGTTATTGTTCTTTAGATGATCTAGAATAACTAGATAACGAGAAGACAGAAAGGTCTTGAGGAGCTGGGAAAGCAGTCAAATCAAAGGGAATACAGGATATTGTCTTTGTTTGGAGAGAGACAAAAAAACAAGTGATGTCGCAGCTTCTATGCCATCTGCTTTTACTGTGTCTGGTACCATCTGTGGGTAAGTGGAAGAGAAAGGAGTTAGAAATGGAATACTTATATTGCAATGTATCAtgtactgtgtttgtgtgtgcatccaTGTGTGTTTATGGGAGAAGCTAATTGGTGTTTAGCTTTGTATATTGACTTGTGCATTGTTACATTAACAACATTGTTTAAGCTCCTCCCACCCATTTCCATCATACGACTGTAGCTCCTTCCTTAGGTAATATTGTCAGTGAAGATTATCAATCAAAAATCTCTACTATCCTTCAGTCCCTGCACCAAACTTTCGTTTTAATTTGTTCTTAGTGTAATCAATATCTTTCTCTTTCAGTTCCTCTGTTTTGCGTCACCTGTGTCTTCCCTGCCATCTCCCCACTGGACTGTATCAAGTTCCCTCAGAATTGTCCTCCAGGTCAGCTATGTCTGTCCAGAAAAGCTGTGGGGGAGCGCGGTGAGAGCTCCTTTAGTTACATACATTGTGTTTGTGTGCCCGCAAGTTTGTGATTGAGTGTGTACAAATAACACCATTAATGTAACGCTAACTCGGTCATAAACACTTTAATCTACAGGAGAGTTCAGTGTGAAGCTCTATGAGAAGAGCTGTGTCCTCCGCCCTGTGTGGCCTGACTGGTGAGAAGTACGCCATGGGCGTCAACTTCACCTTTACCAATGAATGCTGTTCCACCCACCTGTGTAATGGGGCCGCAGCCCCCTCTGCCTTCTACTGGACTGGCTCTGCTCTAACTCTCCTCCCATTCACTCTCTCACTGTGATTTACCCATCTTTAAATATAATGCTACTGCCGCTAAATTCATAAGGAAACCATGACCACATTCAGTTGGCCAGCGTCGTCGAAACGTTTCAGATATAAATGTGATGAATAGAGCTGGCATGATTCCTTGTTCTAATTGTCGGAGAGGCATGTTTGTTATACATACCGTATTTCTATCTGTCCGTTCCAAAACGTTGTATTCTGCTGAATTTAACACATATGTGTGCTTTCTGTacattaaatatattttccattgAACTGACCATTTTCTAGAGatgagcaaacacacacatggtttTTGCTCaatgtaaaaatgtgcttaacactTATTTTACACCTAGGCATATAATTAACAATATCCCACATTTATCTGTCATGAAAGTTGAAAATGAGAGCTAACAACATACAAAGCATGCACTGTATGGATAATAACTTGTCTGTATATAATCTATAATTGTCTATTTGTATTTTCTTCATTTTTATAGGCCCTGACTATTTTTGTCTAGTCTATAAAAACGTATAGGCAGGCATAATCATCTATAATATTATAATATCCAATTTATCTAATATTTTCCCTGCAGTTCAAATGGCCTCGGTGGCACGAGCGTTGTGCGACTAGGTCTCCAACAGGTGTTTTTGATTCTGGCTCATTCTGCAAGGAATATTGCGCGTTCACATTCTAGTTGGAACTAGGAAACTCGGAAAAATTCGATTTGCCAACTGGTTGTACACGTGCGGTGATCAACGAATCAGCAAGTCGGAAATGTCTAAgcttcctagttccgactagtatTTGAACGCGGCATACCTATGGATATGAATTGACGCAGGGCCTGATTTTGCTCGAGTTATTGTACAATTTGGTACATGAATATAGATATGTTTTATATTTTCAACTTGGCCTTTTTGTTCCTTTTGCATTCTCTAAGAGCAGAGGGAGGCTCAAATGAACGCCAGTCATTTATAAAACCTTCTGTGAAGTTATTACTCACCGAAGACTCGCCTTCTTACCTCGAACTACCTGTGTTCCAGCACTCAAGGGGGCCGCTGGTAGACAAGGAACATTTCTCTCCAGTCCGTGGAACTGGACATGAACAATTACCGGATAAAGTTAGGAAAATACTGATCCCGGTGTACCCAACAAAGAAGCCCGCTGATCCAAAAAGTCAAGCCCGCGAAGTGATAACACTTTGTAAGATCAACAAGATGTTCGTGCAGGTAAAGAAACATATTTTGGGCTCCGGGGGTTCACCGTCTCAACTAACACTCGGAACATGCCAAACCAATAAATCTACAAAAGATTCCCTCATCTTCGAATACGACCTCGGCCTCTGTGGGAGCAAGCGCTCGGTAAGGTTTGTCAGCATTCACAGGCCTACATTTCCCAGAAGTACCTTGTTGATATTGACGTAAGCCTACTGATCTTCAATAAACAGCTAGTAAATAATCGTGTGGCCTACTCCAACACTCTCCGATATGACCCTCCGAAGCTCCAAGGGCCTATCAGACGAGCTGCACCATTCACCTTGCGAGTTGTCTGTCACTTCAACAGGTGACTTGCAGTATTTACACTATTTTATGATGGATTGATGTTTACCTTGAGTTCATGTCACTGGAGGGGTTATCAGTTCATACAAAGAAAAGGACATAAATGATAGCAGGTTGGCACAACATTTTAAAAGTTGATTCATAGTCGATGCCAATTATTTACATTTGCTTATTTCTTTCCAGATATCATTACTCCTACAAAATAGGCTACATGCTGAACGTGGTACACAAGGTCTCTAAACCAATGAAGAACAGAACCCGTTCCATGCTCACTGCACGTAATGGTAGGGTATAGATGAGTCATTGATTACAGTAAATGAGTAGTCCTCATGTTATAGAATGTACTTAAATGAGCCCTCAGGTAATTGAAAGATCTGACTACTCATTCTTTCTCCCTCAGCTCAATGGGAGAGACTTGCCCCATCCGATGGGTACTCTATGGGAAAGCCCATGTACTTTCAGGCTGAAGTGCCTTCCCTGTCTAAAGATGGACGTCTCTATGTCCACTCATGTAATGTGACTATTAAGCAGTCACACTCCTCTACGCCTCAGTTTACTGTCATTGACCATTTTGGGTAATGTAGACGTACAGTATGCCAGATCACTTCTATCAGTATCATTTGCACAGTACTTTGCTTTTAGAGGCAATCTGTagctgaaacaataacaaagaaaATCCCCGCCCATGTTTTGGCAAAAATgtgaaggatggggctggagaaatgtaaccactctcaaattcatagagcgAGCAATAGATGCAAGTACTGCCCATCTGTGATATCCAAATGATAGTTTTGGGTTCTGATGTTGTACCACAGTTGAACTAGGCTCATGCAGCATtgataagttatattcttcaagaatatatgggtatatatcattcatttataattCCAAAGATGaatgtagcaattgcagattgaccctttaaaaaaaaaaaggaactTCTTGTATTTAACAGTAATCTATTTTCTGCTCAGGTGCATGGTTGAGAGCAGAAACAATAGTGGCTCCAGATTCATCCCATATAAAAGGAATGTTGTGAGGTTTACCATGGATGCTTTTCTGTTTCAGGGAATGACAGCAGGGCAGGTATGTTAAGGATGCACTCCGTTCGTAATATgcaacagtaaccatagtcaacTGACCAGTAGTTGAACTTGAGTGCTATGCCCTTGTTAGATTTCCTATGCAATACATGGCCTTCATCAAGCATTATGACTACTGAGCTTAATCTTTTTCTTTCCCTTGTCTATGCAATTAATTTTACTGAGGTCCTCTGACACTACATTGCATTGGAAGAAGTATGTACATAAGTATGCAAACTGTAGATTCTGTGCCACATTTGAATCAGCTCGAGCCGCCTCTTCAGCCACAGCAGCTCTACATGCACTGTGCTATGTCTGTGGGGAGGTCTGTCCCCTCTTCAACTGCGAAGGCCTGCACCTACGATTCTGCAGCAGGGGGGTAAGCCCTGCTAATACTAAAGCTGCCTGATACTTTATCCATAGAGGCCCTGCAAAAGATGATAGAAAACCATGAATAATAGAAACAAGACTCATGTTGCTCTGACATGTCTTGGTCTGGTCCTATCAGATGGAAGGAGCTGTATGGAGCTTCTTCAGTCTGCTCCTGTTGTGAGTCCACATGTAGCTCTGCTGTCCCCTCTGGTGAGTACTGTGCCTACAAGTGTATCTTTGCATTTACTTACTGTTGGGTTTTGGGAGGTTGTTTTGGTCGAGTACTTTTTTGCATTTGTAAAGATGGCCTCATTATGATATGAATAATTTTCATTTGGAAAGCCATTTTCAAATATTTACACACAAGGCTTATTAGCCTGCCACCATCAATGAGTATCAATTTATTCAGTCTGTGTCGGTGAGGATGTTTGGCATCTAACTCGCTCTGTGTACTCTAGCCACCACCAAGATGGTCACCAGCAAGTCGTGGTCGGTGGAATACAACACAAAGCCTGCTCTGACCCAGGAGGTGATGACAACCTCACAGCCCGAGACCATGGTGGAGGGGCAGTTAGGTGTGAGGCAGGTGGAGAGACTTAAAGAGAGACCTGTGAAGGGATTTGCTGTTGTGGAAGTGGAGCAGGTCTCTGAACCACACAGAACATTCGAGGAGTTCTTTGGTGTGGACAAATAGACAGCAAGTGTGGTCACTGCCCGATGTTCATGTCGATAATTCACCTTGGCAATAAAACAAATTACTGATACACCATCGAGTTAATATTTTTGTCAGTTAAAATTATCAATGGTTTGGAGAAAAGGAGACCAACTCAAATATATAAGTTCCTTTTATTAGCATTACTACAGGGGTAAATGTTTTATTGCTACAATTGTATGACACATTCTGTACAATGATACGTTTACAAATGTTAGATCAATGAATATAGTAGTTGCGATCAAGACCTCATAACAGTTTTAGCACTTCGCACACTCAGTGACTTTCCCCTTTAAGTCCTTCAATGACCTCAATGACATAAACAAAATACTTACCTACTTGAAAAACATGGTTTTCAAACAACTGAATCACAGGCTATAATATGAACAAATTCTCAACCTCCATAGTTGAGAAATTCAAGAAGGCAGAACCTTCATGGCTATCCCTTGGTCTCTACTAGTCACCATTGCTTCTTCACATTGTTACCCTCTTCCTTTTGCCTATCTTATGGTGCCTCTGCTTGAAGATGTGACGTGAGCGTTATTGTCCATTTTACATTCTGTACTAACAAAACTCGCATAGCGTTACAACCTAATTTAGATGTAAAGACCAGATACATTGTGGATGGTATCTTGGATATCAGTCTGTTTCAGAAAGCTCTGCCATCCAGTCTAGTGCAAGACACCCATACCTCAATAGTATGAGCTCAGGTGGGAGTGAGTCCCCGGGTGCCTTGGCATGGGAGACCCGGGATACATTGGGCTGGTTGAGTTCCAGTAAGTTGGCGACGGCCCGAAAAAGTTCCCAGGGGACACGGGCATAGGGGCGGCATGCGTGTTCATGAAGTTAATTTTTGGCTGGTGGCTGTGGTAGGGCTGGGCATAAGATACCTCAGTCTGATACTTAACAATGCCCCCCTCTCCGCCGTGGCTCTGGTGGGCCTGTGAGATGCCCTGGAAGTCAAACTTGTAGGCGTAGCGCTTGCCGTGCACCTTGGTCATGATGTTCTTGTCGTAATAGTAGCGCAGGGCGCGGCTCAGCTTGTCGTAGTTCATGTTGGGCTTGCTCTTGCGCTCGCCCCAACGCTTGGCCACCTCGTCCGGGTCGGTCATCTTGAACTCGCCGTTGTTGCCCTCCCAGGTGATGATGCTGGAGTTGTTGCTGTCCGACAGCAGCTCCAGCAGGAACTGCCACAGCTGGATCTGTCCAGAGCCTTGGAAGAGAAACGGGACAGGGGGTGAGGGGAATGGATGCATCAAAGGCCTGGATTCTGTTAAAGCGAGCAAGATCTCTTTCTGAAATGCTTCTCTTAAGAGTAGGATTGTTTGTAGATTAGTGTAGTTTTATCCATACACAATTCATTTTTCTGTATTTGTACTTGAATATCCTTATCTACTATTGTGTGATTTTCATTTCATTCTTTATGTGATCTGCACAGAACACCGTAAGAATTATTACTGTGAATCATTGTCATTTTTATTTGTGTCAATTAATCCCGTAAGGGATAGTTTGCCAACTGGCAATTTGACACAAATACAATTACATTTATTCACATGCAGTTTCATTCATGCACCATTGCTATCTCCTTCTCGTGGACTATTTTGCTATTGTCATATCAATCTATGTCCCATGGGTGTCTGTGTCTGAGAATATAACTTGCATAAGAGATACCACCAGGATTctaaatacattttcaagtttgaACTATTTCTGCAAATGTGACCTTTTTCACTGTGtgtcatggagagagacagaacgtGGGTGGACCaggcagaaacctacccacaggCCTGTGAGCGCTGGGGTCAGGCAGCCTGTATGAACTGTGTTTGCCTGTTCGTTTCTTGGAGTGGAGGGCCTGGCCTTCTGTGAGGAGATACAGAATTAATTCTGTCAAACAGGGTCATTCTGGTTAACGGGAGACAATAATTAAAATGTTTCAGCCTAGTTTTGCTGAGGGTGAATGTATAATGCTATCGTCTAGGTGGACATTTTTGTCAATGTGTTATCCCAGACCGGGAATGTATGACTTAATTGTTCTCTTTTTAAGGAATacctctgccctcttctcctaTTCAATCTATTTGAGTGTTACAGTTCATGACACCAAAGCAGACAGTGTAAAGGCCACATTTGTCACCACCTTTTTGGTTCACCAGTTTAACATGGTGCATTATGGGATATGCTCTCACCTGGGTTGGCTAGACGACTGCTGATGGGACCTAATGCTTGGTATGGGTCTGCAAGGAAATTTAAGGGTTGGAAAGGTTAGATTGTTCTGTTAAGACATTGTTGGCTTGACTATGGTACAAAGGTTATACCAGTGTTACAACAAACTAGGATCAGGAAATGAGAAAGCAGTACAGATGCACACCTTGCACAATTCTCGGCGGAGGCTCTGTGACTCTGGTGCTGTGTTGGTGCTCCATCTGAGAACCTAAATCATAAACATGATGTATTTATCAGCATGATGAAAACATGTTGATAAGTTCTGTTTACTCTTAGTTTTCTCTATCATTATTATTCCATCTTGAACTACAAAATGCTTGACCAAATGAATTTATTCTGCCTCCACTGTAGTAATAATTTCTAGAACTAATATCTGATAACTATTAGTATGAATCTGCCTTAGTGCTCACAAGAAATGTAAAGCACTGAGAATGAGATGTGACGTCGGTTATTGTACCTTTGGTTACTGCAGGCAGCATGGGGTTCGATGACCAGCTGTTCCTTCTGCCTATCTCCTCATAGCTGTTCTCTGCTCAAAAAGAATGGAGGGTGAGACGAGGCATCCACAGGAAGAAAGTTCAGACAGGGGTAGCAGGGTGAATCCATTTGAATTccatcactttttgacagcatcccttttgatttaaacaaaactttccataaaatGTTTGTACATGGAAGAAGTAGTCAGAAAGTTACATTTTGGACTTGAATAGCAAAACATTTAggagataaaggtgctcaaagttgacccattttgcataccccaccataccatgagacatccatgtttacATCACCAGAAAGTATAAACATGATATCAGCTAAAAGCTTATAAAAAGGTTTTTCAAACTGTTTTCAAATAAATTAGATTTTTAAATGAAAATGGACTTGAAGTTAATTATCTAAAAACGCGTAAGCTCATTCTTCATATATGCATATGTTGTAgattagaccctactttacatcatgaGGTTTTTGTGTTGTTCCCGCCATTGGTTGagacaacatgctcttgaatacagggttggtgtcaatcatagaaatagaatggacCTATATTTGAATATGAAACAAATTGGAGTTTCAGCGTTTTTTGATCATTTATGTTTCAGgttaaattacatttttattttcaagaaagtataaaatagtttgacaacactgtttgtaagcttttaaatgatagcAATCTCAACCGTTTCtgttccagtgatgaagacatagCTGTCTCATGGTGGGGTTTGTAAAataggtcaactttgagcacctttatctctTGAACGTTTTTGCATTTGGGTCCAAAAAGTAACTTAGTGAGAACTTCTACaatgggcaaatatgtatggaatgtttcgttcaaatcaaaagggggactgtcaaaagtgattgaattcaagtATTTACCCAGCAACCATAGAAGGAAGCATTTTTTCCCAAACACAATCATGGTATCTGTaatggcagccttcctcctcttcacgagaaaaggaggtgtagcaaggatcggaccaacacgcaacgtagccagtgctcaacatgtttaattaaacgataaacagtgaacacttacaaatacaaaataacaaaatgtggcaaaccgatacagccctatctggtgcagagaaaacacaaagacaggaaacaaccacccacaaaccccaacacaaaacaagccacctatatatgattcccaatcagagacaacacaaaacacctgcctctgattgagaatcatattaggccaaacatagaaacagacaaactagacacacaacatagaatgcccacccagctcacgtcctgaccaacactaaaacaagcaaaacacacaagaactatggtcagaacgtgacagtaccccccctcctgaggtgcggactccgaacgcaccccctaaaactctaggggagggtctgggtgggcatctgtccgcggtggcggctccggcgctggacatggacaccactccaccattgtctttgtcctactccttagcgtcctttgagtggcgaccctcgccgccgaccttggcctaggaaccctCACAAAGGGCCCCATCAGACTGAGGAGACAGCTCGGGaccgagaggtagctccggaccgagaggtagctccggaccgagaggtagctccggaccgagaggtagctccggaccgagaggtagctccggattgaatggcagctcctgactggcgggcggctcaagactggcgggcggctcctgactggctggcggcactggtggctcctgactggctggcggctcctgactggctggcggctctggcggctcctgactggctggcggctctggcggctcctgactggctggcggctctggcggctcctgactggctggcggctcctgactggctggcggcgctggcggctcctgactggctggcggctctggcggctcctgactggctggcggctctggcggctcctgactggctggcggctcctgactggctggcggctctggcggctcctgactggctggcggctctggcggctcctgactggctggcggatcaggcggctcctgactggctggcggatcaggcggctcctgactggctggcggatcaggcggctcctgactggctggcggctcctgactggctggcggctcagacggcgctgggcaggcgggcggatcagacggcgctgggcaggcgggcggatcaggcggcgctgggcaggcgggcggatcaggcggcgctgggcaggcgggcggatcaggcggcgctgggcaggcgggcggatcaggcggcgctgggcaggcgggcggctcaggcggcgctgggcaggcgggcggctcaggcggcgctgggcaggcgggcggctcaggcggcgctgggcaggcgggcggctcaggcggcgctgggcaggcgggcggctcagacctgctgaggcgcacagtaggcctggtgcgtgttgccggaactggtggtaccgatttgtagacacgcacctcaaggctagtgcggggagcaggaacagggcacactggactctcgaggcgcactgtacacctggtgcgtggtaccggcactggtggtaccgggctgagggcacgcacctcagggcgagtgcgtggagaaggaacagtgcgtaaagggctctggatacgcacagtaagcttggtgcgtggtgtaggcactggtgttactgggctggggcgaggaggtggcgccggatataccggatcgtgaaggcgtacaggagctcttaagcaccgagcctgcccaaccttacctggtttaatgctccccgtagccaggccagtgcggcgaggtggaatagcccgcactgggctgtgctggcgaaccggggacaccatgcgtaaggctggtgccatctacaccggcccgaggagacgtactggagaccagatatgttgagccggcttcatggcacctggctcgatgcccactttagcccggccgatacgtggagctgggatgtaccgcaccgggccatacacacgtacaggagacaccgtgcgcctttacgcataacacagtgtctgcc
It encodes:
- the LOC129837712 gene encoding zona pellucida sperm-binding protein 3-like, whose protein sequence is MNIDMFYIFNLAFLFLLHSLRAEGGSNERQSFIKPSVKLLLTEDSPSYLELPVFQHSRGPLVDKEHFSPVRGTGHEQLPDKVRKILIPVYPTKKPADPKSQAREVITLCKINKMFVQVKKHILGSGGSPSQLTLGTCQTNKSTKDSLIFEYDLGLCGSKRSLVNNRVAYSNTLRYDPPKLQGPIRRAAPFTLRVVCHFNRYHYSYKIGYMLNVVHKVSKPMKNRTRSMLTARNAQWERLAPSDGYSMGKPMYFQAEVPSLSKDGRLYVHSCNVTIKQSHSSTPQFTVIDHFGCMVESRNNSGSRFIPYKRNVVRFTMDAFLFQGMTAGQLEPPLQPQQLYMHCAMSVGRSVPSSTAKACTYDSAAGGWKELYGASSVCSCCESTCSSAVPSATTKMVTSKSWSVEYNTKPALTQEVMTTSQPETMVEGQLGVRQVERLKERPVKGFAVVEVEQVSEPHRTFEEFFGVDK
- the LOC129837459 gene encoding Friend leukemia integration 1 transcription factor-like isoform X1, with translation MDCTIKEALSVVSEDQSIFESPFPAATTMHMKGEMTSPGSFSQASEESQEPTEPEWAGPGAQNPGKRGEHINGTSRESPVDCSVTKRSRHMSSNEGGQLAYQASYPEPRASPQTATPPNSATEEKRVIVPADPEVWTQDHVRQWLDWAIKEYSLEEVDIMHFHTLEGKALCKMTKEDMMHLTSAYNTDILLGHLNYLRQSSPTFSYPTTPTNNTQQQPRLQVKSENSYEEIGRRNSWSSNPMLPAVTKGSQMEHQHSTRVTEPPPRIVQDPYQALGPISSRLANPEGQALHSKKRTGKHSSYRLPDPSAHRPVGSGQIQLWQFLLELLSDSNNSSIITWEGNNGEFKMTDPDEVAKRWGERKSKPNMNYDKLSRALRYYYDKNIMTKVHGKRYAYKFDFQGISQAHQSHGGEGGIVKYQTEVSYAQPYHSHQPKINFMNTHAAPMPVSPGNFFGPSPTYWNSTSPMYPGSPMPRHPGTHSHLSSYY
- the LOC129837459 gene encoding Friend leukemia integration 1 transcription factor-like isoform X3 yields the protein MHMKGEMTSPGSFSQASEESQEPTEPEWAGPGAQNPGKRGEHINGTSRESPVDCSVTKRSRHMSSNEGGQLAYQASYPEPRASPQTATPPNSATEEKRVIVPADPEVWTQDHVRQWLDWAIKEYSLEEVDIMHFHTLEGKALCKMTKEDMMHLTSAYNTDILLGHLNYLRQSSPTFSYPTTPTNNTQQQPRLQVKSENSYEEIGRRNSWSSNPMLPAVTKGSQMEHQHSTRVTEPPPRIVQDPYQALGPISSRLANPEGQALHSKKRTGKHSSYRLPDPSAHRPVGSGQIQLWQFLLELLSDSNNSSIITWEGNNGEFKMTDPDEVAKRWGERKSKPNMNYDKLSRALRYYYDKNIMTKVHGKRYAYKFDFQGISQAHQSHGGEGGIVKYQTEVSYAQPYHSHQPKINFMNTHAAPMPVSPGNFFGPSPTYWNSTSPMYPGSPMPRHPGTHSHLSSYY
- the LOC129837459 gene encoding Friend leukemia integration 1 transcription factor-like isoform X2 codes for the protein MDCTIKEALSVVSEDQSIFESPFPAATTMHMKGEMTSPGSFSQASEESQEPTEPEWAGPGAQNPGKRGEHINGTSRESPVDCSVTKRSRHMSSNEGGQLAYQASYPEPRASPQTATPPNSATEEKRVIVPADPEVWTQDHVRQWLDWAIKEYSLEEVDIMHFHTLEGKALCKMTKEDMMHLTSAYNTDILLGHLNYLRQSSPTFSYPTTPTNNTQQQPRLQVKSENSYEEIGRRNSWSSNPMLPAVTKGSQMEHQHSTRVTEPPPRIVQDPYQALGPISSRLANPGSGQIQLWQFLLELLSDSNNSSIITWEGNNGEFKMTDPDEVAKRWGERKSKPNMNYDKLSRALRYYYDKNIMTKVHGKRYAYKFDFQGISQAHQSHGGEGGIVKYQTEVSYAQPYHSHQPKINFMNTHAAPMPVSPGNFFGPSPTYWNSTSPMYPGSPMPRHPGTHSHLSSYY